CGCGCGATCTGGCGTTTGCCGCACATCTTGCCGATTACTGGGTGCAGTTTGCCCATCATGCCAGCCGTCATTGTGAATCGCTTGCCGGTCCGGTGAACTGGCTGGCCTGCGTGCGTGGGCGCGACAGGCTGCTGCGCATCGGATTGAATAAACATGCAGGATTTCGCCTGGTTAATCGCTTTATGCGTACGCGTCTGAGCTTCTTCCGCCGGGTGATGCGCCATCACGTTAAGCTGGATTAGCCGCCAGCAAGCCCTCACGAAACGCTGCCAGCCCGTCGGCTTTATTGCCCGACTGGCGCAGGACAAGCCGGTAGCTGGCGCCGGTCTTAATACTCAGCGCAAACGGCCGCTGAAGCCGCCCGGCGCGGATATCCTCTGCCACAACTGTCTCGTCGGCAATGGTTATACCCAGCCCCTGGATGGCGGCAGTAATCGCCAGATCCATGGTGTCGAAGTGTTGATTTTTCCTCATAGCCGGCTGGAAATCCTGCTGCTTCGCCAGCCACAGTGACCAGTCGGTTTTATCCCGCGTCGGATGCAGCAGCGTCGCTTTCTCCAGCGGCATTTTTGCGGCCAGTGTACTGTTAAGTACCGGCGTCAGCGCCTCTTCAAACAGCAAATCCCCGGCGCTTAACTGCGTGCCGAACACAATCGCTGCGTCATAAGGTTCTGTTTTGAAATTGATGGTGTGATCGGTCGTGGTGGTGAGCGCAACCTGCAGTTCCGGATAGCGCTGCTCAATGTGCAACAGCTTCGGCACCAGCCAGCGCATGGCGCAGGTTGGCGCTTTCAGGCGCACCACCGTTTGCTGCGCGCGTGCCTGGTCGGCAACCATCAACAGGTGCTCAAAGGCGCTGCGTAGTTCCGGCAGCAGGGCGCTGCCCTGTGGGGATAAGTGCAGCCCGCGGGCGTGGCGCTCAAACAATGGAAAGCCAAACCAGCTTTCCAGCGTGGCGATCTTGCGGCTGACCGCGCCCTGCGTCAGGCATAACTCACGCGCAGCGTGCGTCAAATTGAGATGGCGGGCGGTGACCAGAAAGGCGTCAATGGCATTCAGCGGCAGGGTTCGGTGCGACATGGCAACTCCAGCTATGTGTTTTTATCATGGCTATTATGACAACAATTCGATTGTCGCGACAGCGTGCTTTTGGTTTGAATGCTTATGCACTTTTTAGCGAAAGGATGAACAATGACTTTGCGCACGCCGGTGAGAACCCGCTCTAAATTACCTGATGTCGGCACCACCATTTTTACCGTGATTGGCCAGCTTTCCGCCGAGCACAACGCGATTAACCTCTCTCAGGGCGCGCCCAATTTCCCCTGCGATCCGCAACTGGTTGCCGGTGTTACCCGCGCCATGCAGGAGAATCACAACCAGTACGCGCCCATGACCGGGCTGCGTTCGCTGAAAGAGCGTATTGCGCAGAAAATTGCCGATCTCTACCACACGCATTACGACATCGACAGCGAAGTGCTGATCACCGCCAGCGCCAGCCAGGGTTTGTACTCCGCCATTAGCGGGCTGGTGCATCCGGGCGATGAAGTGATCTACTTTGAGCCGTCGTTTGACAGCTATGCGCCGATTGTTCGTTTGCAGGGCGCCACACCGATTGCCATTAAGCTGACGGTGCCGGATTTCGCCGTTAACTGGAATGAAGTGCAGGCCGCAATTACGCCGCGCACGCGGATGATCATCGTTAACACCCCGCACAACCCCAGCGGGCAGGTCTTCTCCCGCGCTGATCTCGATCATCTGGCCGCCTTAACCCGTAATACGGATATTGTGATCCTCTCGGATGAGGTGTACGAGCACGTCGTATTTGACGGTGAACCGCATCACGGCATGGCGACGCACCCGCAACTGGCGGAGCGCAG
The Kosakonia oryzae genome window above contains:
- a CDS encoding LysR family transcriptional regulator; translation: MSHRTLPLNAIDAFLVTARHLNLTHAARELCLTQGAVSRKIATLESWFGFPLFERHARGLHLSPQGSALLPELRSAFEHLLMVADQARAQQTVVRLKAPTCAMRWLVPKLLHIEQRYPELQVALTTTTDHTINFKTEPYDAAIVFGTQLSAGDLLFEEALTPVLNSTLAAKMPLEKATLLHPTRDKTDWSLWLAKQQDFQPAMRKNQHFDTMDLAITAAIQGLGITIADETVVAEDIRAGRLQRPFALSIKTGASYRLVLRQSGNKADGLAAFREGLLAANPA
- a CDS encoding pyridoxal phosphate-dependent aminotransferase codes for the protein MTLRTPVRTRSKLPDVGTTIFTVIGQLSAEHNAINLSQGAPNFPCDPQLVAGVTRAMQENHNQYAPMTGLRSLKERIAQKIADLYHTHYDIDSEVLITASASQGLYSAISGLVHPGDEVIYFEPSFDSYAPIVRLQGATPIAIKLTVPDFAVNWNEVQAAITPRTRMIIVNTPHNPSGQVFSRADLDHLAALTRNTDIVILSDEVYEHVVFDGEPHHGMATHPQLAERSVIVSSFGKTYHVTGWRVGYCVAPAELMDEICKVHQFLMFSADTPMQYAFAEQMRDPQGWLMLSSFYQRKRDLLQTLLADSPFRLLPSAGSFFLLADYSAFSDESDSEMVKRLITEYGVATIPLSAFYTDGTDNKLIRLSFAKDEATLRAGAQALCRVKPR